The DNA region AGCCCAGGAGCAGCCGCCTGAGGGCTATGCCGAGGAGGTGCTGACGAGGGTCCAGCTGCGACAGCGAGAAGATCTCTTGCAGCGAAGTGCTCGCGGGCTGCTTTGGGAGCGCGTTGGAACCTTTCTGGACAGCCTGGGTCGACGCCGGGTGGTCTACGCCCTGGCTTTGCTCTATCTGGCGGTGGTGGTGGGTCTCTGGACCGGGCTGACTCGCTTCCCAGTCAGCGCCCCAGGTGCCGGAGCCCAACCGGTCCACTTGGAAACCGTGACCCCGCCCACGCCTCCGGCCGAAGAGGAGGGAGTCCCTGGAACCAAGGAACTATGAGGCTGCCTTCTCCAAGGCAGGCTGCCGTTCTGCCAGGGGTTACGGCAGCTTGGCCTCAGGGAGCCACTTCTTCGAGCGCGCCCAGGGCTTGGAGGCGTTTCTCGGCTTCTTCTTGCGAGAGCCGGAGCAGCTGCATGGCGGGAATGGCGGGGTTCTCCTCGCGGGGCTGGAGAAGGATTTTGTCATCGGCGAGGAAGGTGACGGTGGCTTCTTCCGGTCCGTCTGCTTGGCTCTCCATGAGGATGTCGAGCTCCTTCAACTCGGGCCGCGAGGCCTTGACCGAGTAGTCGCCCCCATCGAAGCCGTCCGGGGTGTAAGCCCCTCCGGTTCCGTCTTCAGCGAACTGCATGACGATTTGATTGAGCATGGGAGCGATCTGCTGCGCGAGTTGCTCCTCGGTCACTTGGCCGGCCGCGAGCGCTTCGGCGGCTTGCTCCTTGATCATTTCCAGAAAGAAGTCGCCATCGAGGCCCCAGTAGCCAACGAGCTTTTTCTCGAGGTCTTCTGCGTGGAGGGCCTGCGGGAGGGTGAGGGCGAAGAGGAAAAGAAGGGTAGATTTCATCAATTTCATAAGGAAGAGACGTCGTGGAGTGGCTCAAGAGGGATGGTGGGGTGAGTTAGAGAACAGGTCAAAGCCTTGCTGAGGGAAAATGAGCTGGTGGGGGGGTGGCCTAGGCTTGTTCCCACTGGATGAATTGGTTCTCTTCAATGACTTCGACGCCCAGTTTGGCGGCTTTGTCTCGTTTGGAGCCCCCTCCTTCTCCGGCCAGCAAGTAGTCGGTGTTTTTGCTGACGCTGCCGGTGACCTTGCCCCCCGCGGCCTCGATGCGAGACACGAAGACTTCGCGGCTTTGGGAGAGCGCGCCCGTCAGGACGAAGGTCTTCCCGGCCAGGGGAGAGGAGGGTGAAGCGGCCGTGGAAGGGGGGGTGGGGGCGAAGTTTTCGGAAGGCGGGGTGATCCCGAGCTCGGCCAGAGTTTGCCGAACTGCTTGGCCGGGTTCGGAAGCAAAGAAGTCGAGCACGCTGCCAGCCGCGACCGGTCCCAATTCGGGCTGGATGTGGAAAGGTTCGATGCGGGCTGTCCGGATTTCGATTTCGTTTTTGAGGGAGTCGTGTTGCTGTTTGCGACTTTCCTTTTCTGGCTCGTCTCGGGGGGGGCGCTCTTTGTTGCGGGGCGAGATGAGTTTGCGCTCCTCCTCGAGGTCGGCGATTTCGACGAGGGTTCGGAGGGTAAGGCTTTCGGCGATGGCTTCGAGGGAGGGGTGCAGCCGGGCCAGTTCCTTGGCGGTGGCTTCGCCGACTTGGTGGATGCCCATGGCGAAGAGCCAGCGGTGGAGCGGTAGCTCATCGATGGCTCGTTGCAGGCTGCGGCGAATGAGCTGGGCTTTTTTCTCGCCTAAACGACGCGGCTTGGACTGCTTGCCTCCTTGGAGACGGGCCGGTTCCAGTTCGAGGTTGGCCAAGTCTTCTTCGGTCAAGTGAAAGAGGTCGAGAGGGGACTTGGTGAGACCGCTTTCGACTAGTTTTTCCGCGACCGACTCGCCGATGCCTTCGATATCGAGCGCTTTGCGGGAAGCAAACTGGCGGATGCGACTGACGGCCTGGGCCGGGCAGGTGAAACTGGTGCAACGGTGAATGACGATGGTGTGGTCGAGCCCATCCCGCTTCACGTGGTTCTCCTCCCGCTCGATCGGGCCGTGGCATTCGGGGCAGCGGTGCCCGACGTGGGCCGCTAAATCAAAGGGCCGGCTTTCCGCTGGCCGCTGTTGGCCGATCCATTTGAGGACTTCCGGAATGATTTCGCCGGATTTGTGGAGGAGCACGGTATCGCCAATCCGCAGGCCCCTTTCCCCTCCATCTGAGGGGAGAGATTGGATGAACGACTCATTGTGGAGCGTGGCCCGCGAGACGGTCGTGCCCGAGACGAGAACCGGTTCCAGATCTGCCACTGGGGTCAGCTTTCCGGTCCGACCTACCTGGATGAGGATTTGGTTCAATTTCGTTTCTTTTTGCTCCGGCTTGAACTTGTAGGCGGCGGCCCAGCGGGGGGCACGTGAGGTGGAGCCGAGTTCTTCGCGACGCTGGCGATCGAGAAGCTTCACGACCGCCCCATCGGTCCCGTAATCGAGGTCATGACGAAAGGCATCGAGCTGGCGCACGCAGGTCAGAAGGCTTTCGAGGGTTTCCGCCAGGAAGACGGGCTGATTGCGGGGGATGGCGAGAGAATCCAGCAGGGAGAAGAAGTCCTCTTCGGTGGCCAGGTCAGGGCCTTGGTAGGCACCCAGTCCGTGAGCTAAAAATTGGAGCGGGCGAGTGGCCACCATGCGGGGGTCGAGCTGCTTGAGGGTGCCAGCGGTGGCATTGCGCGGATTCTTGAAAAGCGGCTCTCCTTTTTCTTCTCGCCGGGCATTCATCTCGAGAAAGCCAGTCGAGGGCATGAAGATTTCGCCACGAATCTCGAGGAGTTCGGGCAGCTTCTCCGCGGAGAGCACGAGGGGAATGCTGCGAATGGTCCGCACGTTTTCCGTAATGAGATCCCCGGTGCTGCCGTCTCCTCGCGTGGCGGCGTAGGCGAGCTGGCCTTGGCGGTAGACGAGGGAGACGGCCACGCCGTCGATCTTGGGCTCGATGGAGACGCCGACTTTTTCCTCTTGGAGATTTTTCTGCAAGCGCCGGTAGAACTCGACTAGCTCCTGCTCGGCGCAGTCGGCCCCGCGAGCTTGCTGTTCCTCGGCATCGAGCTCGAAGACGTCGTCGATGCTTAGCATCGGGAGCAGGTGAGCGATGGAGTCAAACCCCTCGAGGGGCGCTCCGCCGACTCGTTGGGTGGGGGAGTTCGGGCTGGCCAGCCCGGGAAAGTCTTTCTCCAGACCTTCGAGTTCGCGGAAAAGTTGGTCGTATTGACTGTCAGTGATTTCCTCCGCGGCCTGCTGGTAGTAGAGACGGTTGTGGTGCTCCAGCTCCTGAGAGAGCTGCTGGATGCGGGCTTGCGCTTCGTCTTCAGTCACCAGTCTTCCAACTGCGAAAGGGAGCGGAAATCAAGCGGCACGCTGAACCACCCGCTGAAAAAGCGGCCAGAGGAAGCGGCCCAAAAATCCCCCGGCCAAGGCGCCCAAGACGTCGGCCACCCAGTCGCCTACATCCTGGCCACTTCGTCCCGGGGTGAAGCTTTGGTGCCATTCATCGAGCCACCCCACCGCGGCTCCCAGAAGCGCGCAGAGAAAGAGAGCCCGGGACCGGCTCACCGGATAGCCCCCGGCCGCCAGCGCCAAGAGCAAGCCCGTCCCCCCTCCGGCGAAGTAGAGAAAGTGGGCGATTTTGTCGGAGAAGGGGAGCTCCGGTCCCTCTGTTTGAGGGAGCGGGGCGGAGGACAGGAGGTAAAGAAGGACGGCCCAGGCCAGGAGGGCACCGACCCATAAGCGGGTCGTCAGAAGCAGACCGAGAAGGCGAAGGCGGGGAGTCAATTTCCGAACTTGTTGGCTTCGTCTTCCAGGCGCTCGCTCAACCACTGCTTCATCATGCTCTGGTAATTGAGGAAGCGGGAGCGGGCGATCCGCTTGATGCGGGCCAGGAGCCGCGGATCGAAGCGGAGGGTGATGGTGGTGGACTCCCGATTGTCCGCTTTGTGGAGGGCGGCGTTCATGAGCCGTGAGTCCAGGCCATGCCCTTCCCAGAAGGTGACTTCGGCTTCTTCGTTCTCAAAGGTGGGCACTTCGTCCCACTGGGCGATGGTGTGAAGTTCGGTCGACATCAGAGGAGAGATTCGGCGTTTTTGCGTTGGTAGAAGGCGAGTTCGTCCGGGGTCATCTCCCTGGCCACCAGCACCCGGTAGCGTTTTCCATTGGTCCAGAAGAGGCTAAAGATGGCGCGGTTTTCGAGGCTCTTGCCGAGGTTGAAATAGCGGGCTTCTTTTTGGCCGTAGTCGCTATCCGGGAGAAACTTGAGAGAAAAGGGATCTTCGAAGGATTCTTCGACCTCTTTGGTGGGCAAGTCTTTCTCGGTGAATTGATTCCAATCGAACTCCATGAACGCAGAAGGGGGCGGGTCGCGCGGGCGATTTCGGGCGATTTGTTTCGGAAAGGCAAAGGATTCCCCGCGATCCCGAGACGGGCAAGGGAAAAGGCCATTGCAATCCCTTGCCAGCCAACGCATGGGGAGCCCATGCCGCTGCGCCTCTATGACACCCGCTCGCGAGCGCTGCGGGAACTGAAGCCGATCGCTGAGACCTTTCGCTTCTACTGCTGCGGTCCCACGGTCTATGGGCCGGCCCACATCGGCAATTTCCGGACGTTCGTCGTCCAGGATGTGCTTCGTCGAGTGCTCGAGCTTTCCGGCACCCCGACCCAGCATGTGCGCAACATCACCGACGTGGATGACAAAACCATTCGCGATTCCCAACGAGCCGGCCAACCGCTGGGTGAGTTCACGGCGCACTGGCTGGAGCGATTTCGCGCCGACAGCCAGGCCCTTGGTCTCCTCCCTCCGCACGAGGAGCCGAGCGCGGTGGCTCATCTGCCACAGCAGATCGCCATGATTGAGCGCTTGGTGGCCAAGGGGCATGCCTACCAAGGCGCGGATGGATCGGTCTACTTCCGAGTGGGGAGCTTTCCCGGCTACGGTGGCCTTTCCCGGCTCGACCAGCGGGAGCTCCGTCTGGGAGCCACGGCCACCGACTCGGACGAGTATGAAAAAGACGCTTTAGCTGACTTCGCCCTCTGGAAAGCTCGCAAGCCTGAGGATGGGGAAAACTTTTGGTCCAGCCCGTGGGGGGAAGGCCGCCCCGGCTGGCATCTGGAGTGCAGTGCCATGTGCGAGGAATATTTTGGCGAGGAATTCGACCTCCATTCCGGCGGCATCGACCTCGTTTTCCCGCACCACGAGAATGAAATCGCCCAGAGTTGCTGTGCCAACGGCGGGGCCTTTGCCCATCACTGGCATCACGTGACCCACCTCCTGGTGGACGGCGGGAAGATGAGCAAGAGCTTGGGGAATCTCTACACGGTGGAGGATCTGGCCAAGGAAGGGTTTCCGCCGGAACTCGTCCGCTACGTGCTGGCCAGCGGCTACTATCGTCGACCGCTCAACTTCACTTTCGAGTCCCTGGAAGCAGCCCGAAGCTCTCTCCATCGCTTGGAAGCGCTGGAACGAGAACTGGCCGAGAGAGTGGGTCCCGGGACCCCTCCCAGCCTGGCGGAGGGGATCGGCCTCCGGCACGGAGGCGTTTTCCAGCCGGCCTGGGAAGGGTTGCTGGACGATCTCAATGCGCCTTTGGCCCTGGGCAAAGTGTTCGGGGGAGCGAAGCAGGCTTTGGCGGCCGAGGATGCGGAAGTCCAGTGGCGCGGACTCTGGCGAATTCTGCGAGCCCTCGGACTGGCCTTCCCTGAAAAGGCCGAGGCGGAAGCGCCCGCGGAGGTCCGGGATTTGGCCCAAAAGCGCTGGGAAGCCAAGCAAGCCAAGGATTGGGGGGTAGCGGATGCCCTGCGAGAACAAGTGACGGCCCAGGGTTGGATCATCAAGGACACGCGGGACGGCTTTGAACTGGTGGCGAAGGAAAGCCAGTCCTTGAATCCGGCAAGATCAGATCAAGGATGAGTTCATGGTGATGGAATTTTTTTGGTTTCTTCTGGTGGGCTTGGTCGCCGGGATGGTGGCCTCGAAAGTCATGCGCGGAAAGCGCTTGGGCCTTCTCAAGTCTCTCGTCCTCGGAATGATCGGAGCGGTCTTGGGTGGCTTTCTCTTCCGACTCTTGGGACTGGGCCCCACCAATCTGATCGGAGAATTGGTGGCAGCCTGCGCCGGGGCGGTCCTGTTTCTCTGGCTTTTGCGGAAGTTTTGACTTCCTCCCACCTTGCGCCCCCGGCCCGCCCGTAAGATAGGGCAAGATGGACCTACCCATTCGCCCTCGCCGGAATCGGAAGTCGGCTTCCATCCGCTCGTTGGTCGGCGAGACCCGTCTCTCGGCGGGGGATTTGGTCTGGCCGGTTTTCTTGCACGATGGGCGGGAAGACCGGGCCATCGCTTCCATGCCGGGCCAGACGCGCTGGAGTGTCCCGGGACTCCTGGAGGAGTTGGAGTCCGCGGTGGCTCTGGGGATTCCGGCGGTCATTCTTTTCCCAGCGATCGCCGAGGAATTCAAGACACCCGGGGCGGAGGAAGCCTGGAACGAGAAAGGCTTGGTGCCGCGCGCCATCACCCAGATCAAAGAGCGGTTCCCGGACTTGACCGTCATGACGGACGTGGCGCTCGATCCCTACAATGCCGATGGCCACGACGGCTTGGTGGCGCGCGCAGGAGGGCGGATTGAGATTCAGAATGATGAAACGGTCGAGGCGCTTTGCGCCCAGGCCTTGACCCAGGCCCGGGCTGGGGCGGACGTGGTGGCGCCGAGTGATATGATGGACGGACGGGTGGGAGAGATCCGGGCGGAGTTGGATGCAGAAGGCTTTGAGCAGGTTTCGATTTTGGCTTACACCGCGAAGTATGCTTCCGCCTTCTACGGGCCTTTCCGAGGGGCCCTCGAGAGCGCTCCCAAGGCGGGCGACAAGAAGACCTACCAGATGGACCCGGCCAATGTGCGGGAGGCCTTGCGGGAGGCGGAGTTGGATGAAGAGGAGGGGGCGGATCTGCTGATGGTGAAACCGGCCGGAAGTTACCTGGATGTCATTGCCGCGCTGCGAGAACGCAGCTCGCTCCCGATTGCAGCCTACCAAGTGAGTGGCGAGTATCTCATGCTGAAGTCGGCCTCGGCCGGCGGATGGCTGGATGAGAAGGCGGCCGTTCTAGAGTCGCTTTTGGGGATCAAGCGGGCGGGGGCTGATTTTATTCTAACGTATTTCGCGAAGCAGGCCGCTCAGTGGCTGCAAGCCCCATGAAGCCCGAAGACATTCAAGCCGTCGGCCAGGAGATGGCCATTCGCTGGAGCGATGGAGAGGAAACCTATTTGCCGATGGAGAAGCTGCGGGCGGCCTCGCCCAGTGCCGAGATGAAGGGGGAGCGTGACCTTTTGGGAAATCGCATCGGCGGCTCGGCCCAGACGGATTTCCCCGGGGTCAAGGTCAAGCGCTGGGAGATCGTGGGGGGCTATGCCTTGCTGTTTTTCTTTAGCGATGGTCACGATACCGGCATTTACCCGTTTGAGTATCTCAGGCGGCTGGGGAGGGAGTGGGCATGACACCTCTCGTGCTCTTGACGGGCTTTCTCGGCTCGGGAAAAACCACTCTCTTGCGAGCCATCTTGCCGCTCTTGCGGGAGCGCGGGGTCGAGCCCCATGTCATTCTCAATGACTACCAAAATGCGGAGGTGGACGCGGCCTCGCTCGCTGGCCTGGTGGAGGAAATCCAGCCCATCAGCGGGAGCTGTGTCTGCTGCGGCTCCAAGGAGGAACTTTTGGAGGCCGTGGCGGCGGTGCCCGAAGCGGAACGGGCTGTTCTTTTGATCGAGGCCAATGGCACCACGGATACCCCGGAACTCATCGAAATTTTGACGCTCGATCGCCGGACGGAGCGCTTCACCCTGCCGCTGCAAGTGGGCCTGGTCGACGCCAGCCGCTGGCAAAAACGCTTCTGGCACAATGGCCTGGAAGCCGAGCAAGTGCGAACGGCCACTCACCTGCAGGTAACTCGCTGGGAAGGTCTTTGTGAGAAGCGACGCGCCAAGGTCGAGGAGTCACTGGCCCAGACGAACGCGGTCGCTTCCCGAATCAATGCAGCCACTTTGGCCGACGAATTGAAGGCCTTGGCAGCCGAGGTCTCGCCCCTTCCTCCGCGGGCCCATGGTCGCGCGGGATGCGAGCCGTCCTCTTCGGGGCACTCTTCGCACTCCCACTCTCACTCCCACCATGCTCACCAAGCGGGCCATCACCACTTCGCATCGCTCGAGTTGTCGGTGAAGTCGCCCGTCGACGAAATCGCGCTGACACGTTTCGTGCAAGAGCTGCCGGACGAGGTCCTTCGGGTCAAGGGAATGGTCCGTTTTTCGGACTCACCGAAACAGCCACAAATTCTCCAACGAGTGGAGGGAGAGAAGCAGGTGGACTGCTACCCGATCGACTTTGAACCGGCCATTGAGCCCACCTTGGTTCTCATCGGCCAAGGCTTGGATGAGGAGGCCATCCGGCGGGCGGGGGAAGCCGTCCTCAAGAAGAGCGAATGAGCGCCGCAAATGCGCTTGAATTCCCTCTTGCGCCGTAAGGGACTTGGTCTAAGAGTCCGCCCTTCCGCCATTTCCAACCAACCTGGGGGTCGTCTTTCCAAGAGGATTCCGATGTCGGCGGGCCCCCAACCCACTGGTCGTTCTGTTTCAAGGCGGCCCTCTGAAAAACCTACATGAGCACCGAATTACTGAACGAACTCGTCGAAGCCGGGGTCCACTACGGGCACCAAAGCCGCAAGTGGAATCCGAGGATGAAGCCCTATCTTCTGGAAGCTCGCAGCGGAGTCCATCTCATCAATTTGAATGAGACCATCGTGTGTCTCGACAAGGCGTCCAAATTCCTCTCGGACCTGGCCGCCAACGGCAAGCGCATCCTCTTCGTGGGCTGCAAGCGGCAAGCCCAAGATGCCATCCGAGGAGCGGCCGAGACCTGCCAGCAATTCTACGTCAATCACCGGTGGCTGGGCGGCACCCTCACCAATCTCACCACCATCCGCAACAGCGTGAAGCGCTTGAACTACCTCGAAGGGATCGAGAAGACGCCGGAATTCAAATCGATGTCCAAGAAAGAGTTGGCCTCGTTGGCCCGCGAGCGCGCCAAGCTTCTGCGAAATCTGGCCGGCATCCGGGAGATGGAAAAGCAGCCCGATGCCATGGTGGTGGTGGACTCCGCGCGCGAGACCATCGCCGTGGCGGAGGCTCGGCGACTGAACATTCCCATCGTGGCCATCGTGGACAGCAATGCCGACCCGGCGGTGGTGGACTACCCGGTGCCCGGCAATGACGACGCCATTCGCTCGATCCGCGTGATCCTCGACAAGTTGGTCGATCCAATCGCCGCCACCACCTCCGGCAAAGTCTAAGCGACCCTCCTCTTTCTCCTTCCCCTCCCTAGCAAGTGACTGGAGGCTGGCTTCGTCCCGACCTCCCTTTTTCCTCAACCTCGATTTCCCATGGCTATCACCGCATCTCTCGTAAAAGAACTCCGCGACAAGACCAATGCCGGCATGATGGACTGCAAGGCAGCCCTCCTCGAAACCAATGGCGACCTGGAGGCAGCCGCCGACTACCTCCGCAAGAAGGGCATCGCCAAGGCGGCCAAAAAGGCCGAACGGGAAGTCAAAGAAGGCGTCGTCAGCACTCTCATCACCGAGGACGGCCAAACCGGCGTGCTGGTGGAAGTGAACTGCGAGACCGACTTCGTGGCCAAGAACGAGAATTTCTTGTCCTTCGTGAGAGCGCTCACCGAGCACGTGGCTGGTGCGGAGCCGGTGGCCGAGGTAGCCGGTTTTCTAGCGCAGACGAGCACCTTTGGCGAAGGCACGGTCGAGGAGACCTTGAAGGCTAAGGTGGCAGAGATTGGTGAGAACTTGGTCGTCTCCCGCATGACCCGCTTCGATGTGGAGGGCACCGCCCGTCTCGGGACGTATATTCACCTCAACAACAAGGTCGGAGTCCTGGTCGAGGTCTGCGCCACCAAGGAGGAAAGCTTGACCCTCCCGGTCTTTGAAGAACTTCTCAAGGATCTCACCCTCCACATCGCCTTCTCTCGCCCGCCCTATCTCAAGCGGGAGGAAGTGGATGCGACCGAACTCGAGAAGGAAAAAGACGTCTACCGCGAGCAAATGAAGGACAAGCCCGCTCAGGTCATTGACAAAATCATCGAAGGCAAAATCGGCAAATTCTACTCGGAAATCTGCCTGCTCGAGACCCATTTCATCAAGGACAACGACCTCTCCATCCAGGACCTGCTCCAGAAGGTCGGCAAGGAGATTGGCGATACCTTGTCCATCGAGCGCTACGCCTGCTTCGCGGTCGGCGAAAAGTAATTCCTTTTTTCAAGAAGCTGAGAAAACCCGCTCTCGCCTATCCAGGTGGGCGGGTTTTTTCATGGAAACACCCGTCAGCTGCGTCACAGAATCGCCTTTCGGCTCAGAAATTCCGCAAAATTACTAAGTATTTGACTAAAAACCATAATATCAGTAATATTATGGCTAGCTTCTCTTCCATCTGCACCCGACCTGCCATGGCCATTCCTGAACCGACTCTCGGAAACGACCCCGATCTAACTCTCCTCCGCGGCTTGAACTCGGGGGCCTTCTTTGAGCTTTGTGAGAAATCGCTGCAATCGGCTGGCTACCAGGTCCAAAAGCTGGATTCGGGCAAAACCTGGCCCCCCAAGTGTTTCTTTGCCATCAAGAGTGAGGAAACCCAGGAGATGGCCGGAGTGGCCTGCCAGTGGGAGAGTGGTCGCAATGCCCAAGTGGGCGCCGAGTCTCTTCGTTCCTTCCTGACGATGCTCCAGTCCGCGGGGATCTCGCAAGCCATCTTCATGGCCAATCTGGATTACAATCCGTCCGCCCGACAACTGGCCCAGCAAGAAGGGGTCATGCTGATTGATTCCCAAATGATTTTGGAGGGCTTGCGCGAGCTGCCCGAGGAGGATTGGCGTCCCATTCTGGATCGGTCGAAAAGCGCCCCGGGCCTCCCGACAGCCGCTTCCGTGCTGCCTCAGAGTGCTGGCGCTCCGAGCGCAAACGCCAGCGCTCCCAGCCCTTCCCCCACGCCGCCCAGCACCCCTGCTCCGGCCGCCCCCGCCTCTCCTTTTACCAGCCCCGCCCCTCTCTCGCCCTCTCCGGTGGCCAGCGAAGGTTCGGCCGGGCCTCCTCTTTTCGCCGCGGTGGCGGAGGAAACCTCGGCGTCCAAGGTGGCTCCGGTGATGGGCAGTCAGCCAGAAAAGAAGGCCACGCCCTTGCCCAGTGCCCAGCTTCCCAAAAGCCTGCCCAAGCGTCAGGAACGCCCGTCCTCTCCCGCCCCCTTGCCGCCCATCCGAAAACCTTCTGGGAAAAAGAGCAAAGGCCTGATGCTGGTCTCTTCTCTTAGTTTGCTTCTGGCGGGAGCGGGCGCCGCTGGCTGGTATGGCTGGCAGGAAGGCGTAGTCCAGCCCTGGCTGGCTCAGGCTGAAGTCTGGGCCAATGATGCCTACTCCAAATTCTTGGCCGACGGCGGCAGCGATGGCCAAGCGCTCGGAACGGAGCCGATGCATTCCATGGCCCCCGGCAAGAGCGCCCTGGCCGAGCTGGATTTTGAAACACAGGAAGCGAGAGCCGACGCCGAGAAGCTCGTCCGGATCGCGGACGCGGCCCTGAAAGCGGACATCGATTTCGTGAGTCTGGGCGATGGCCATCCCGAGAGCATTGTTTCGGTTATGGAGCGCGGCCGCAAAGTGAGTGACGCCACCAGCCTCTTTAACGGGGTGACCTTCGCGGCCCCCTGGTTGCGGGAAATTGATACCGAGCTCCTCGTGCGCTTCTTGGAAGTGGAGCAGGGTCGGCTCGCTCTTCGGGAGACCTTGAGAGAAGGAGAGCTGCCAGCAGCACTTGAGCTCAGCGATGGGGAAGCCGTCGAAGCCAGGCAGGCAGACGAGCCGGAAGAGAGTCCGGCCGAGAAGCAGGAATTGCGGCTTCGCCGGGCCAAAGAAGACGCCCGCAGTCTCGCCTCCATGGTGGCAGCCGCTCGGGCGGCCGGTGTGGAATTTGAAAGTCTCGAGGCCCAGGGCGTGGATGGGATTTTGGAGAGCTTGCGCAGTGGCGTGATGGTGCAGGATCCCGAGAGCCCTTACCACGGCGTGGAGTTCGTCATGCCCGGTGGGCTGAGCGACGAGTCAGTCCTGGCGGCGGCCGCATTTCTTTCGATCGAGGATGGATCGGTCAAGTTTCGCGACTTGCCGACGGCCCGCTAATTCCAACCTCCAGAATTCACTGGTAGAATGGCCGAGTGGATTTCGGGCCAGACCAAGGCGCGACGAGGGCGCGGTGCAGGCACCGTATCCGAGGAGCAACGCTGGGCTGGCTCGAAAGACTCCGGCTCTTCCTTCCCCGCGCTTCAGCGCCTTTTCCCGCACCACCTTCTCTCTATTCTACCAGCCAATTCTGCAGCTTGGTATAAGCCGGCCTTTTTTTAGGAACGTCTTCGCAGAAGGTGATGGGCGAGGGCGCGGAGGGCAGCCGCTCGGCCATCGAAATGAGCCAGCGCTTCGGTGGCTTCCCGGGTCAGTCTTTCCGCTTCGTTTTGGGAGTTCTCCAGTCCGAGGACGGCGGGGTAGGTGGCTTTGTTGGCGGCCGAGTCCTTGCCAGCCGTTTTGCCGAGTTCCTCGGTCGATTGGGTCACATCGAGGATGTCGTCGATGACCTGAAAGGCCAGCCCCACGGTGGTGCCAAAGCGAGCCATGGCGGCCAGGTCCTCGCGGGCCACGCCTGCCGTCATGGCACCCAATTCCATGGAACAGGAAATCATGGCTGCGGTTTTGCCGAGATGGATGGCACGCAGTTCTTCCAGCGTGGCCTCGCTCCCGCGGCCCTCCGCTTGCAGGTCGAGCACCTGGCCGCCGATGAGTTTTCGGCTCCCGGCGGTCACGGCGAAGGTCCGCAAGAGGTCGGCATGGGTGTAGCCTCCCCCCACCGGACTGCGCCCGATCAGCTCGAAGGCGAGGGCTTGCAGGGCATCGCCTGCCAGGATCCCGATGGCCTCTCCAAACACCTTGTGACAGGTGGGGTGCCCTCGTCGAAAGTCGTCGTCATCCATGGCGGGCAGGTCATCGTGAATGAGAGAGTAGGTGTGCAGGCATTCCATGGCGCAAGCGGCCGGCAGGGCGTCTTCGGCTCGCCCGCCACAGGCCTCGGCCGCGGCCAGCGTCAAAAGAGGCCGCAGGCGCTTTCCGCCTGCGAAGACGCTGTGTCGCATAGCCTCGTGGATGGTGCGGGGCTCGGTCGTGGCCTCGGGAAGGGCTTGGGTGAGGGCGGTTTCCACGGCGGCGCGGGACCGCTCCAGCCAGAGGGGAAGATCGAAGTCAGACATGCGCGGGGGAGGAGAAAGGGCGCTAGCCTTCAGGCAGCAGCAGTTCGGCGATTTGCACGGCGTTGAGGGCGGCCCCCTTGCGCACTTGGTCGCCCACGACCCAGAGGCTGAGGCCGTTTTCAAAGACCAGATCGCTGCGAATGCGACCGACCTGACAGGCGTCCCGGCCGGTGGTGTCGAGTGGGGTGGGGAAAAGAGCCTTTTCGCGATCGTCCACCACTTCGATGCCCTTGGCTGCCCGAAGGGCCTCCCGCGCGCCCTCGACGGTCACGGGTCGTTTGAAATCAGCCGTGACCGAGATGGCGTGCGAACGGTGCACCGGGACGCGCACGCAAGTGACGGAAGCTCGAAAGAGAGAATGGTGCAGAATCTTCCGCCCTTCGTTTTGCATCTTCATTTCCTCTTTGGTGTAGCCGTTCTCCGTCAGGCTCTCGACCAAGGGAATGACGTTGGAAACAATTTGCCGGGGGTAGACGGAGGGGACGATGGCTTGGTTCTGGGCGAGGGCCACAATTTGGGATTCCAACTCCGCGATGCCCTTGGCTCCGCTCCCGGAGACGGCTTGGTAGCTGGAAGCGATGACTTGCTTGACCCCGAAAGCCCGGTGGAGAGGCGCCAAGGCCATGAGCGTCACGATGGTGGTGCAGTTGG from Verrucomicrobiota bacterium includes:
- the ligA gene encoding NAD-dependent DNA ligase LigA; this encodes MTEDEAQARIQQLSQELEHHNRLYYQQAAEEITDSQYDQLFRELEGLEKDFPGLASPNSPTQRVGGAPLEGFDSIAHLLPMLSIDDVFELDAEEQQARGADCAEQELVEFYRRLQKNLQEEKVGVSIEPKIDGVAVSLVYRQGQLAYAATRGDGSTGDLITENVRTIRSIPLVLSAEKLPELLEIRGEIFMPSTGFLEMNARREEKGEPLFKNPRNATAGTLKQLDPRMVATRPLQFLAHGLGAYQGPDLATEEDFFSLLDSLAIPRNQPVFLAETLESLLTCVRQLDAFRHDLDYGTDGAVVKLLDRQRREELGSTSRAPRWAAAYKFKPEQKETKLNQILIQVGRTGKLTPVADLEPVLVSGTTVSRATLHNESFIQSLPSDGGERGLRIGDTVLLHKSGEIIPEVLKWIGQQRPAESRPFDLAAHVGHRCPECHGPIEREENHVKRDGLDHTIVIHRCTSFTCPAQAVSRIRQFASRKALDIEGIGESVAEKLVESGLTKSPLDLFHLTEEDLANLELEPARLQGGKQSKPRRLGEKKAQLIRRSLQRAIDELPLHRWLFAMGIHQVGEATAKELARLHPSLEAIAESLTLRTLVEIADLEEERKLISPRNKERPPRDEPEKESRKQQHDSLKNEIEIRTARIEPFHIQPELGPVAAGSVLDFFASEPGQAVRQTLAELGITPPSENFAPTPPSTAASPSSPLAGKTFVLTGALSQSREVFVSRIEAAGGKVTGSVSKNTDYLLAGEGGGSKRDKAAKLGVEVIEENQFIQWEQA
- a CDS encoding VanZ family protein, whose translation is MTPRLRLLGLLLTTRLWVGALLAWAVLLYLLSSAPLPQTEGPELPFSDKIAHFLYFAGGGTGLLLALAAGGYPVSRSRALFLCALLGAAVGWLDEWHQSFTPGRSGQDVGDWVADVLGALAGGFLGRFLWPLFQRVVQRAA
- a CDS encoding CopG family antitoxin; this encodes MSTELHTIAQWDEVPTFENEEAEVTFWEGHGLDSRLMNAALHKADNRESTTITLRFDPRLLARIKRIARSRFLNYQSMMKQWLSERLEDEANKFGN
- the cysS gene encoding cysteine--tRNA ligase, which translates into the protein MPLRLYDTRSRALRELKPIAETFRFYCCGPTVYGPAHIGNFRTFVVQDVLRRVLELSGTPTQHVRNITDVDDKTIRDSQRAGQPLGEFTAHWLERFRADSQALGLLPPHEEPSAVAHLPQQIAMIERLVAKGHAYQGADGSVYFRVGSFPGYGGLSRLDQRELRLGATATDSDEYEKDALADFALWKARKPEDGENFWSSPWGEGRPGWHLECSAMCEEYFGEEFDLHSGGIDLVFPHHENEIAQSCCANGGAFAHHWHHVTHLLVDGGKMSKSLGNLYTVEDLAKEGFPPELVRYVLASGYYRRPLNFTFESLEAARSSLHRLEALERELAERVGPGTPPSLAEGIGLRHGGVFQPAWEGLLDDLNAPLALGKVFGGAKQALAAEDAEVQWRGLWRILRALGLAFPEKAEAEAPAEVRDLAQKRWEAKQAKDWGVADALREQVTAQGWIIKDTRDGFELVAKESQSLNPARSDQG
- a CDS encoding GlsB/YeaQ/YmgE family stress response membrane protein; translation: MEFFWFLLVGLVAGMVASKVMRGKRLGLLKSLVLGMIGAVLGGFLFRLLGLGPTNLIGELVAACAGAVLFLWLLRKF